From the genome of Pelobacter propionicus DSM 2379, one region includes:
- a CDS encoding precorrin-8X methylmutase — MDSLAMKPEEIEAESFRIIDAEAGRHDWPPAEWQVVRRAVHTSADFEYVRSMVFSQGAVEQAVAALKSGYGIVTDTNMALSGISKVRLARFGTRVNCHVADPDVIEIAKQEGITRSIAAMRKAVGDPVNRIFVIGNAPTALFELLRLTDEGTAKPALIIGLPVGFVGAEESKNALAASGQAIPFITNIGRKGGSNVAAAVVNALAILAGQC; from the coding sequence ATGGATTCCCTGGCGATGAAACCGGAAGAGATCGAGGCGGAGTCCTTCCGCATCATCGACGCCGAGGCCGGCCGGCACGACTGGCCCCCGGCAGAATGGCAGGTCGTGCGCCGGGCAGTACATACCAGCGCGGATTTTGAATACGTGAGGAGCATGGTCTTTTCCCAGGGGGCCGTGGAACAGGCCGTGGCGGCGCTCAAGAGCGGCTATGGCATCGTCACCGACACAAACATGGCCCTTTCCGGCATCAGCAAGGTCCGCCTGGCGCGCTTCGGCACCAGGGTCAACTGCCACGTGGCCGATCCCGACGTCATCGAAATAGCCAAACAGGAGGGGATCACCCGCTCCATCGCGGCCATGCGCAAGGCGGTGGGCGACCCCGTGAACCGCATCTTCGTCATCGGCAACGCCCCCACGGCACTGTTCGAACTGCTGCGCCTGACCGACGAGGGCACGGCCAAACCGGCGCTGATCATCGGGCTTCCGGTCGGCTTCGTGGGTGCCGAGGAGAGCAAGAACGCCCTGGCGGCAAGTGGCCAGGCGATCCCTTTCATCACCAACATTGGGCGCAAAGGAGGCTCCAACGTCGCCGCGGCTGTGGTGAACGCCCTGGCGATCCTGGCCGGGCAATGCTGA
- the queC gene encoding 7-cyano-7-deazaguanine synthase QueC, with translation MEKRAVVLYSGGLDSTTCLAMAKADGFAPYAMSFSYGQRHGFELEVAKANARPLGAVEHLVVDFDLRRMGGSALTDDISVPKEGVGSDIPVTYVPARNTIFLSFALGWAEVLGAFDIYIGVNSLDYSGYPDCRPEFVSAFEALANLATKSGVEGQGHFSIRTPLINMTKAEIIKAGVALGVDYSWTHSCYDPESDGTSCGRCDSCRLRLKGFAEAGLVDPLTYSGR, from the coding sequence ATGGAAAAGAGAGCGGTAGTCCTCTACAGCGGTGGCCTGGACTCGACAACCTGTCTGGCAATGGCGAAGGCGGACGGTTTTGCGCCCTATGCCATGAGCTTTTCCTATGGCCAGCGCCATGGCTTTGAACTTGAGGTAGCCAAGGCGAATGCCCGCCCCCTGGGGGCTGTGGAGCATCTGGTTGTGGATTTTGACCTTCGCCGCATGGGCGGCAGTGCACTGACTGACGATATCAGCGTCCCCAAGGAAGGTGTGGGGAGCGATATACCGGTGACCTATGTTCCGGCCCGCAACACCATTTTCCTCTCCTTTGCCCTTGGGTGGGCCGAGGTGCTTGGTGCTTTTGACATCTATATCGGCGTTAATTCCCTGGACTATTCGGGGTACCCGGATTGCCGTCCCGAGTTTGTCAGCGCATTCGAGGCACTGGCCAATCTGGCAACAAAGTCAGGGGTGGAAGGGCAGGGGCACTTCAGTATCCGTACGCCGCTGATCAACATGACCAAGGCCGAGATCATCAAGGCTGGCGTTGCCCTGGGGGTGGATTACTCCTGGACCCACTCCTGTTATGATCCAGAGAGTGACGGAACTTCCTGCGGACGCTGTGATTCCTGCCGGTTGCGGCTGAAGGGATTTGCCGAAGCAGGTCTTGTGGACCCGCTTACCTATTCTGGCAGATAG
- the pta gene encoding phosphate acetyltransferase, with protein sequence MHLVDQIKAKAKKNLQSVVLPESYDERTLYAAEKIIKEGLAKPIVLGDPAKIQAEAKAKGIDLSGVELLDPATSPKLDQYVADLVELRKSKGLTAEDAKKLLTAPDYLYYAGMMVRNGDAGGEVAGATGTTGNVLKAAFQTVGPAKGIKTVSSFFLMITKTPSFGENGIVLFADCAVNPDPDSQALAEIAIATAGNCKAFLDVDARVALLSFSTKGSANHPNVDKVAKALEIAKQLKPDLQIDGELQADAALIPKIGEKKAPGSSVAGKANVIVFPDLGAGNIGYKLVERIAGAEAVGPVIQGLAKPVNDLSRGCSVDDIVNVTAITAVQAAQS encoded by the coding sequence ATGCATCTTGTCGACCAGATCAAGGCAAAGGCCAAAAAGAATCTGCAATCCGTCGTACTGCCGGAGAGCTATGACGAACGCACCCTGTACGCAGCCGAGAAAATAATTAAAGAGGGACTGGCAAAACCGATTGTCCTGGGTGATCCAGCCAAGATTCAGGCAGAGGCAAAGGCAAAAGGAATCGATCTTTCAGGAGTGGAACTGCTCGACCCGGCCACGTCTCCCAAACTGGACCAATATGTGGCTGATCTCGTTGAACTGCGTAAGAGCAAGGGACTGACCGCAGAAGACGCGAAGAAGTTGCTGACCGCACCGGACTACCTCTACTATGCAGGCATGATGGTTCGCAATGGCGACGCAGGGGGCGAAGTCGCCGGCGCCACCGGCACAACCGGGAACGTGCTCAAGGCAGCTTTCCAGACCGTCGGCCCTGCCAAGGGGATCAAGACCGTCTCCTCCTTCTTCCTGATGATTACCAAGACCCCCAGCTTCGGCGAGAACGGCATCGTCCTGTTCGCCGACTGCGCCGTTAACCCCGACCCTGATTCACAGGCACTGGCCGAAATCGCCATAGCCACTGCCGGAAACTGTAAGGCTTTTCTGGACGTGGACGCCCGCGTTGCCCTGCTCTCCTTCTCAACCAAGGGAAGCGCCAACCACCCCAACGTGGACAAGGTTGCCAAGGCACTGGAGATCGCCAAGCAGCTCAAGCCGGATCTGCAGATCGACGGCGAACTGCAGGCCGACGCAGCCCTTATTCCCAAGATCGGCGAGAAGAAGGCTCCGGGCAGCAGCGTTGCCGGCAAAGCCAACGTCATTGTCTTCCCCGACCTGGGTGCAGGCAACATCGGTTACAAACTGGTAGAACGCATCGCCGGCGCCGAGGCGGTCGGTCCAGTCATCCAGGGCCTTGCCAAGCCGGTCAACGACCTCTCCCGCGGCTGCTCGGTGGACGATATCGTCAACGTCACCGCTATCACCGCCGTTCAGGCAGCCCAGAGTTAA
- the ribH gene encoding 6,7-dimethyl-8-ribityllumazine synthase, producing MPRYFEGKLDAKGQKIGIVVSRFNSFITERLLEGAVDALVRHGADEQEIHIARVPGAFEIPLAAKKMAASGAYDAIIALGAVIRGSTPHFDYVSSEVTKGVAAVSLESGVPISFGVLTTDSIEQAVERAGTKAGNKGFEAAVTVIETVNLLRSIN from the coding sequence ATGCCGCGCTATTTTGAGGGAAAACTCGACGCCAAGGGCCAGAAGATCGGCATCGTTGTCAGTCGTTTCAACAGTTTCATAACCGAACGCCTGCTGGAGGGGGCCGTTGACGCGCTGGTCCGCCATGGCGCCGACGAGCAGGAGATCCATATAGCCCGTGTCCCGGGTGCATTCGAGATCCCGCTGGCGGCGAAAAAGATGGCTGCCAGCGGAGCCTATGACGCTATCATCGCCCTGGGCGCCGTCATCCGCGGCTCCACGCCCCACTTCGACTATGTTTCGTCGGAAGTGACCAAGGGGGTGGCGGCCGTATCCCTGGAGAGCGGTGTTCCGATCTCCTTTGGCGTACTGACCACCGATTCCATCGAGCAGGCCGTTGAACGGGCCGGCACCAAGGCCGGAAACAAGGGATTCGAGGCGGCGGTCACCGTCATCGAGACCGTCAACCTGCTGAGGAGCATCAACTAA
- a CDS encoding sirohydrochlorin chelatase, giving the protein MKTAILMMAHGSRIAEANDAARQVAKMVQEMSGFDIVEVSFREMHEPSIQQGIDTCVARGAERILLMPYFLFMGAHVQHDLPEEIEEAKKRHPGLVMEMGGHLGAHPKLAEIENERIGEALDRLGWR; this is encoded by the coding sequence ATGAAAACCGCAATACTGATGATGGCCCACGGCAGCCGCATCGCCGAGGCAAATGACGCCGCCCGCCAGGTGGCGAAGATGGTCCAGGAGATGTCCGGTTTCGATATCGTCGAGGTTTCCTTCCGCGAAATGCACGAGCCCAGCATCCAGCAGGGAATCGACACCTGCGTTGCCAGGGGGGCTGAACGCATCCTGCTCATGCCCTACTTCCTGTTCATGGGCGCCCATGTGCAGCACGACCTGCCCGAGGAGATCGAGGAGGCCAAGAAACGCCACCCCGGCCTGGTCATGGAAATGGGCGGCCACCTGGGTGCGCACCCCAAGCTGGCCGAGATCGAAAACGAACGCATCGGCGAGGCGCTGGACAGACTGGGGTGGCGCTGA
- a CDS encoding homoserine dehydrogenase: MNDIKVGLIGFGNIGAGVVKLLTNNAEVIRGKVGAGIVLKRIADRDITTDRGVAVDPSCMTTDVNDIFDDPEISVVIELVGGYEPAKSFVLRAIEKGKHIVTANKALLALHGQDIFAAAARKNVEVQFEAAVGGGIPVLTAIKGNMAANNFGSVFGIMNGTCNYILTRMTQEGADFADMLTAAQELGYAEPDPTFDIEGVDTAHKLAILVSLCFGTRIDFNAIHTEGISRISGLDVKFARDFGYRIKLLAIGKLSDGKVEARVHPTMIPLHNPMADVNGVFNAIRLTGDFVGAVMFYGRGAGQDPTASAIVGDLIGLSRSMLAGAGRRMAPLGLMDEQVRDLPVKPMADIVSKYMLRFSTRDIPGVLGTITGALGKHGISISSMVQTAHEANDNAPVPIVIMTHEAVEGSVQAALEEIDRLDFVCEKTSFIRIEDNLE; this comes from the coding sequence ATGAATGACATCAAAGTTGGCTTGATAGGTTTCGGAAACATTGGCGCCGGAGTGGTCAAACTGCTCACAAACAATGCGGAGGTCATTCGCGGCAAGGTGGGCGCTGGAATTGTCCTCAAGCGCATCGCCGACCGGGATATCACCACCGATCGCGGCGTTGCCGTGGATCCGTCCTGCATGACCACCGATGTCAACGACATCTTCGACGACCCGGAAATTTCCGTGGTTATCGAACTGGTCGGCGGCTACGAGCCGGCCAAGAGCTTCGTCCTTAGGGCAATCGAAAAAGGAAAGCACATCGTCACCGCCAACAAGGCTCTTCTGGCCCTGCATGGCCAGGATATTTTCGCCGCCGCTGCCAGGAAGAACGTGGAGGTGCAGTTCGAGGCGGCCGTTGGGGGGGGCATCCCGGTGCTTACCGCCATCAAGGGCAACATGGCCGCCAACAACTTCGGCAGCGTGTTCGGCATCATGAACGGCACCTGCAACTACATCCTGACCCGCATGACCCAGGAGGGAGCCGACTTCGCCGACATGCTCACGGCTGCCCAGGAGCTGGGCTACGCCGAGCCCGACCCCACCTTCGACATCGAAGGGGTCGACACCGCCCACAAGCTGGCCATCCTGGTCTCGCTCTGCTTCGGGACACGCATCGATTTCAACGCCATCCACACCGAAGGGATCTCCAGGATCAGCGGCCTGGATGTGAAATTCGCCCGCGACTTCGGCTATCGCATCAAGCTGCTTGCCATCGGCAAGCTGTCCGACGGCAAGGTCGAGGCCCGTGTCCACCCCACCATGATCCCACTGCACAACCCCATGGCCGATGTGAACGGCGTCTTCAACGCCATCCGCCTGACCGGAGACTTCGTCGGCGCGGTGATGTTTTACGGACGCGGCGCCGGCCAGGACCCCACCGCCAGCGCCATCGTCGGCGACCTGATCGGGCTCTCCCGCAGCATGCTCGCCGGTGCCGGCCGCAGGATGGCACCGCTGGGGCTCATGGACGAGCAGGTCAGGGACCTTCCGGTCAAGCCCATGGCCGATATTGTCAGCAAATACATGCTCCGTTTCAGCACCCGCGACATTCCCGGCGTCCTGGGGACCATCACCGGCGCCCTGGGCAAGCACGGCATCAGCATTTCATCCATGGTGCAGACCGCCCATGAGGCGAACGACAACGCACCGGTTCCGATCGTGATCATGACCCATGAGGCGGTTGAAGGCTCCGTACAAGCAGCCCTGGAGGAGATCGACCGACTCGACTTCGTCTGCGAAAAGACCAGTTTTATCAGGATCGAGGACAATCTGGAATAA
- the nusB gene encoding transcription antitermination factor NusB yields the protein MGLRRESRELALQMLYALDSNASVGPREMLQMFREEQPVSDRLRLFAEELVQGVLEHRPAIDAAIKARSKNWSLSRMPKVDLNIMRLATYELMFRGDIPKKVSINEAIEIARRFGDKDSPAFVNGILDEIPSCAKAEEPDREQ from the coding sequence ATGGGACTGCGAAGGGAGTCGCGCGAACTGGCGCTGCAGATGCTCTACGCCCTTGATTCCAACGCATCCGTGGGCCCGCGGGAGATGCTGCAGATGTTCCGTGAGGAGCAACCGGTTTCCGACCGTCTGCGCCTGTTCGCCGAAGAACTGGTGCAGGGGGTCCTGGAGCATCGCCCGGCCATCGACGCGGCCATCAAGGCGCGCTCCAAGAACTGGTCGTTAAGCAGGATGCCGAAGGTGGACCTGAACATCATGCGCCTGGCAACCTATGAGCTGATGTTCCGCGGGGACATCCCCAAGAAGGTCAGCATCAACGAGGCGATCGAGATCGCCCGCAGGTTCGGCGACAAGGATTCGCCCGCCTTCGTCAACGGCATCCTGGACGAGATACCTTCCTGCGCAAAGGCGGAGGAACCCGACAGGGAGCAGTAA
- the cbiD gene encoding cobalt-precorrin-5B (C(1))-methyltransferase CbiD, with the protein MKRESSTQLRAGFTTGTCAAAAAKGAALMLRDQCLCDQVTLRLPTGISATFRLEGQEFSSSSASCFVVKDAGDDPDITNGAELHARVTVPPPLPLAQGDMVEITGGTGIGRATKPGLAVAPGEWAINPVPRRMIQEAVGEVFADRRVLVQISIPDGELRAQKTLNARLGILGGLSILGTTGIVRPISAKAWTDTIDTALDVARACGCATVVFSTGRTSELAAQEWLKVRGARFDFGDQESGNADREPGTMYLEPLPEEAFVMMGDHVAHALRSARERGFHQPVIACQYAKLVKIACGYENTHAAASDMDLARLRAWAVEAELPSRVVETIASANTAREIAVSTGFDPALLTLTARKALQASQGHATGAHPLFVVADYGGRIVFHSLPAENNA; encoded by the coding sequence ATGAAAAGAGAATCTTCGACACAACTGAGGGCCGGCTTTACCACCGGCACCTGCGCAGCCGCCGCAGCCAAAGGCGCGGCGCTCATGCTGCGTGACCAGTGCCTTTGTGACCAGGTTACCCTGCGGCTCCCGACCGGCATATCCGCCACATTCAGGCTGGAAGGCCAGGAGTTCAGCTCCAGCAGCGCCTCCTGCTTCGTGGTCAAGGACGCGGGCGATGATCCGGACATAACCAACGGGGCCGAGCTGCATGCCCGGGTGACAGTCCCCCCGCCCCTCCCATTAGCGCAGGGAGACATGGTCGAAATCACGGGAGGAACCGGTATCGGCAGGGCCACAAAACCGGGACTGGCGGTAGCCCCGGGGGAGTGGGCCATAAACCCCGTTCCCCGGCGGATGATCCAGGAGGCGGTGGGAGAGGTTTTCGCGGACCGGCGGGTCCTGGTCCAGATATCCATCCCGGATGGTGAACTGCGGGCGCAGAAAACCCTCAACGCCCGCCTGGGGATCCTGGGCGGCCTCTCCATCCTCGGCACCACCGGCATCGTCCGCCCCATCTCCGCCAAGGCCTGGACCGATACCATCGATACCGCCCTGGATGTGGCCCGGGCCTGTGGCTGCGCAACGGTCGTCTTCTCCACCGGCCGCACCAGTGAACTGGCTGCACAGGAGTGGCTCAAGGTTCGAGGTGCAAGGTTCGACTTCGGGGACCAGGAATCCGGGAACGCAGACCGGGAACCGGGAACCATGTACCTTGAACCGCTTCCGGAGGAAGCGTTTGTCATGATGGGCGACCACGTGGCCCATGCCCTGCGCTCGGCCCGGGAGCGCGGGTTCCACCAGCCGGTGATCGCCTGCCAGTATGCCAAGCTGGTCAAGATCGCCTGCGGCTACGAGAACACCCACGCCGCCGCCTCGGACATGGACCTGGCGCGGCTGCGCGCATGGGCAGTGGAGGCGGAGCTTCCTTCCCGAGTGGTCGAGACCATCGCCAGCGCCAACACGGCCCGCGAGATTGCCGTCTCCACCGGCTTCGACCCCGCTCTCCTGACCCTTACCGCCCGGAAGGCGCTCCAGGCAAGCCAGGGCCACGCCACCGGTGCGCATCCGCTCTTCGTGGTTGCCGACTATGGCGGCCGGATCGTCTTCCATTCGCTCCCCGCGGAAAACAACGCTTAG
- the trpB gene encoding tryptophan synthase subunit beta produces MNLPDKKGHFGEFGGRYVPETLMPALLELEQAYKHYRRDREFREEFEYYLRQYVGRPNPLYFAEKLTEKLGGARIYLKREDLNHTGAHKVNNTIGQALLAKRMGKQRVIAETGAGQHGVATATVAALFGMQCEVFMGEEDTRRQALNVFRMKLLGATVTPVTAGTATLKDAMNEAMRNWVTTIKDTFYVIGTVAGPHPYPMIVRDFQSVIGKEVKQQHRRVEGKLPDCLVACVGGGSNAMGLFYPFLKDKDVRLVGVEAAGYGIDSGQHAATLCAGSPGILHGNKTYLLQDEHGQISPAHSISAGLDYPGVGPEHSWLKDCGRAEYASVTDEEALEGFRLLTREEGIMPALESSHAIAHLVKLAPTMPKDASIVVCLSGRGDKDIHTVAEAMGISFA; encoded by the coding sequence GTGAATCTACCCGATAAAAAAGGCCATTTCGGTGAATTTGGCGGACGGTACGTTCCGGAGACACTCATGCCGGCCCTGCTGGAACTGGAACAGGCCTACAAGCACTACCGCCGCGACCGGGAGTTTCGGGAGGAGTTTGAATACTACCTGCGTCAGTACGTCGGTCGCCCGAACCCGCTCTATTTCGCGGAGAAGTTGACCGAGAAGCTGGGCGGTGCCAGGATCTACCTGAAGCGCGAGGACCTGAACCACACCGGTGCCCACAAGGTGAACAACACCATCGGACAGGCACTGCTGGCAAAGCGCATGGGGAAACAGCGGGTCATCGCCGAAACGGGCGCAGGCCAGCACGGCGTGGCCACCGCCACGGTTGCCGCACTGTTCGGCATGCAGTGCGAAGTCTTCATGGGGGAGGAGGACACTCGCCGCCAGGCCCTGAACGTTTTCCGCATGAAGCTCCTGGGAGCCACGGTCACGCCAGTCACAGCCGGCACAGCCACCCTGAAGGACGCCATGAATGAGGCCATGCGAAACTGGGTCACCACCATCAAGGATACCTTCTACGTTATCGGCACCGTGGCCGGCCCACATCCCTACCCCATGATCGTGCGCGACTTCCAGTCCGTGATCGGCAAAGAGGTCAAACAACAGCACCGCAGGGTGGAGGGAAAGCTTCCCGACTGCCTGGTGGCCTGTGTGGGGGGGGGGAGTAACGCCATGGGGCTGTTCTACCCCTTTCTGAAAGACAAGGATGTTCGCCTGGTGGGCGTCGAGGCGGCCGGTTACGGCATCGACAGCGGCCAACACGCAGCCACGCTCTGCGCCGGATCACCCGGCATCCTGCACGGCAACAAGACCTACCTGCTGCAGGATGAGCATGGCCAGATCAGCCCTGCCCACTCCATCTCCGCCGGCCTCGATTACCCCGGCGTGGGACCGGAGCACTCCTGGCTGAAGGACTGCGGCCGGGCCGAATACGCCTCCGTCACCGACGAAGAGGCGCTGGAGGGCTTTCGGCTTCTGACCCGCGAAGAAGGGATCATGCCAGCCCTGGAATCGTCCCACGCCATCGCGCACCTGGTTAAGCTTGCCCCTACCATGCCAAAGGATGCCAGCATAGTGGTCTGCCTCTCTGGCCGCGGAGACAAGGACATCCACACCGTTGCCGAAGCAATGGGGATCAGCTTTGCCTGA
- a CDS encoding phosphoribosylanthranilate isomerase: MIKVKICGITNLEDALLAVDAGADALGFVFCEASPRSVTPEQAASIIRQLPPFIQTIGLFVNEPLAVINQTADACGLDIVQLHGEEAPQFCAGVKRRVIKALRVRDESSLEPMTSYRVSAFLLDAWSPSAHGGTGRTFNWDIAAGAAAKNRIVLAGGLTADNIAAAIRKVHPYGVDVSSGVEAAPGKKDAVKIREFIRIAKETRSESTR, from the coding sequence ATGATCAAAGTAAAAATCTGCGGTATAACCAACCTGGAAGACGCCCTGCTGGCGGTGGACGCTGGCGCCGACGCCCTCGGTTTCGTCTTCTGCGAAGCATCCCCCCGCTCCGTCACCCCCGAGCAGGCAGCCAGCATCATCCGTCAGCTCCCCCCCTTCATCCAGACCATCGGCCTGTTCGTCAACGAGCCACTGGCCGTGATCAACCAGACTGCTGACGCATGCGGTCTGGATATTGTCCAGTTGCACGGCGAGGAAGCCCCGCAGTTCTGCGCCGGAGTCAAGCGCCGCGTCATCAAGGCGCTGCGGGTCAGGGACGAGTCCAGCCTGGAACCAATGACATCGTACCGCGTCTCCGCTTTCCTTCTGGACGCCTGGTCTCCCTCCGCCCATGGAGGTACCGGCCGCACCTTCAACTGGGACATCGCTGCAGGCGCGGCGGCAAAGAACCGGATTGTTCTCGCGGGTGGCCTGACTGCGGACAACATCGCCGCCGCCATCCGCAAGGTTCACCCCTACGGCGTGGACGTGTCCAGCGGAGTCGAAGCCGCTCCGGGCAAAAAGGATGCTGTAAAGATCAGAGAGTTTATCAGAATAGCGAAGGAGACCCGCAGTGAATCTACCCGATAA
- a CDS encoding TrpB-like pyridoxal phosphate-dependent enzyme — protein MNTKILLNEDQIPRQWYNIIPDMPGPLAPVINPQTLKPIVPEDMLSIFPMSLIEQEMSPQRWIDIPDEVRDIYRLWRPSPLFRAHRLEKALGTPAKIYYKHEGVSPAGSHKPNSAIPQAWYNKQAGIRRLATETGAGQWGTSLALACSMFGLECTIYMVKVSCSQKPYRKSMMQLWGATVIPSPSELTNAGRSILAHDPDCSGSLGIAISEAVEDAANHADTNYALGSVLNHVCLHQTVIGQEAREQMKIAGDYPDVVIACCGGGSNFAGLAFPFIADRASGKQVRCLAVEPASCPTLTKGVYAFDYGDTARMAPIAMMYTLGHDFVPPGIHAGGLRYHGQSPLISQLYHAGQIEAKSYKQNACFEGALLFSRCEGIVPAPESSHAVRAAIDEAVLAKEEGKERTILFGLSGHGQLDMGAYDAYLSGDLEDYEYSSELVKQSLERLPKVQL, from the coding sequence GTGAACACAAAAATTCTACTCAACGAAGATCAGATTCCCCGCCAGTGGTACAACATCATCCCCGATATGCCAGGCCCGCTGGCGCCGGTCATCAACCCCCAGACATTGAAGCCTATCGTTCCGGAGGACATGCTGTCGATCTTCCCCATGTCCTTGATCGAACAGGAGATGTCCCCCCAGCGCTGGATCGACATCCCGGACGAGGTGCGTGACATATACAGACTCTGGCGGCCGTCACCGCTGTTCCGTGCCCACCGCCTGGAAAAGGCGCTGGGGACACCGGCCAAGATCTACTACAAGCACGAGGGGGTCTCGCCGGCCGGTTCCCACAAGCCCAACTCGGCAATCCCCCAGGCCTGGTACAACAAGCAGGCCGGCATCCGCCGCCTGGCCACGGAGACCGGGGCCGGACAGTGGGGCACGTCACTGGCCCTGGCCTGCTCCATGTTCGGCCTGGAGTGCACCATCTACATGGTCAAGGTATCCTGCAGCCAGAAACCGTACCGCAAGAGCATGATGCAGCTGTGGGGGGCAACGGTGATCCCCTCCCCTTCCGAATTAACCAATGCCGGGCGCTCGATCCTGGCCCACGATCCGGACTGCAGCGGCAGCCTGGGCATCGCCATCTCCGAGGCGGTGGAGGATGCGGCCAACCATGCCGACACCAACTACGCCCTGGGTAGCGTGCTCAACCATGTCTGCCTGCACCAGACCGTGATCGGCCAGGAGGCCAGGGAGCAGATGAAGATTGCCGGTGACTACCCGGACGTGGTCATCGCCTGCTGCGGCGGCGGCTCCAATTTTGCCGGCCTGGCCTTCCCCTTCATCGCCGACCGGGCCAGTGGCAAGCAGGTGCGCTGTCTTGCGGTTGAGCCGGCGTCCTGCCCGACCCTCACCAAGGGGGTCTATGCCTTTGACTACGGCGACACCGCCAGGATGGCGCCCATCGCCATGATGTATACTCTGGGCCATGACTTCGTCCCCCCCGGCATTCATGCCGGCGGTCTGCGTTACCACGGTCAGTCCCCTCTGATCTCCCAGCTCTACCACGCCGGCCAGATCGAGGCCAAGTCTTACAAGCAGAATGCCTGCTTCGAGGGGGCACTGCTCTTCTCCCGCTGCGAGGGGATCGTGCCTGCGCCCGAGTCGTCCCATGCGGTGCGCGCTGCCATCGACGAGGCGGTGCTGGCCAAGGAAGAGGGCAAGGAGCGCACCATCCTGTTCGGCCTGTCCGGGCACGGCCAGCTGGACATGGGCGCCTACGACGCCTACCTCTCCGGCGACCTGGAAGATTACGAGTATTCAAGCGAGCTGGTGAAACAGTCACTGGAGCGTCTGCCCAAAGTACAGCTGTAA